The following proteins are co-located in the Mobula hypostoma chromosome 4, sMobHyp1.1, whole genome shotgun sequence genome:
- the LOC134345041 gene encoding zinc finger protein 229-like isoform X2: protein MAHRRVHTGERPFTCSDCGKGFTKSSHLLRHQSVHTGERPFTCLDCGKGFTCSSELKVHQRVHTGERPFTCSDCGKGFTQSCQLKVHQRVHTGERPFTCSDCGREFTKLFHLQRHRLVHTGERPFTCSDCGKGFTRSSTLMAHQRVHTRERLFTCSDCGKVFTCSSKLKLHQRVHNGERPFTCSDCGKGFTRSSKLKVHQRVHTGEWPFTCSDCGKGFTCSSELKVHQRVHTGERPFTCSVCGKGFTLSSQLLRHQSVHTRQWPFTCSDCGKGFTCSSQMKVHQRVHTGERPFTCSDCGKGFICLSQLKVHQRVHTGERPFTCSDCGKGFTLSSQLNVHQRVHTGERPFTCSECGKGFTQSSHLQAHWSAHTGERPFPCSDCWKGFSSSSQLKVHQRVHTGERPFPCSVCGKGFTRSSHLLRHQQVHTG from the coding sequence ATGGCTCACcggcgagttcacaccggggagcggccgttcacctgctcggactgtgggaagggattcactaaatcatctcacctactgagacaccagtcagttcacactggggagaggccattcacctgcttggactgtgggaagggattcacttgctcatctgaactgaaggtacatcagcgagttcacactggagagaggccattcacctgctcagactgtgggaagggtttcACTCAGTCAtgtcaactgaaggtacatcaaagagttcacactggggagaggccattcacctgctcagactgtgggagggaattCACTAAGTTATTTCACCTACAGAGACACCGgttagttcacactggagagaggccattcacctgctcagactgtgggaaaggattcactcggtcatccaccctaatggctcaccagcgagttcacaccagggagcgtctgttcacctgctcggactgtgggaaggtattcacttgctcatctaaactgaagcTACATCAACGAGTTCACaatggagagaggccattcacctgctcagactgtgggaagggattcactcggtcatctaaactgaaggtacatcagagagttcacaccggtgagtggccgttcacctgctcggactgtgggaagggattcacatgctcatctgaactgaaggtgcatcagcgagttcacactggggagaggccattcacctgctcggtctgtgggaagggattcactttgtcatctcagctactgagacaccagtcagttcacaccaggcagtggccattcacctgctcagactgtgggaagggattcacttgctcatcccaaatgaaggtacaccagcgagttcacactggggagaggccgttcacctgctcagactgtgggaagggattcatttgcTTATCCCAACTGAAggttcatcagcgagttcacaccggggagaggccattcacctgctcagactgtgggaagggattcactttgtcatctCAACTAAatgtacatcagcgagttcacactggggagaggccgttcacctgctcagaatgtgggaaaggattcactcagtcatcccacctacaagCACACTGGTCTGCTCAcactggggagcggccgttcCCCTGCTCAGACTGTTGGAAGGGATTCTCTTCGTCATCTCAACTTAAGGTACATCAgcgtgttcacactggggagaggccattcccctgctcagtgtgtgggaagggattcactcggtcatcacatctactgagacaccagcaagttcatACTGGGTAG
- the LOC134345041 gene encoding zinc finger protein 229-like isoform X1 — MAHRRVHTGERPFTCSDCGKGFTKSSHLLRHQSVHTGERPFTCLDCGKGFTCSSELKVHQRVHTGERPFTCSDCGKGFTQSCQLKVHQRVHTGERPFTCSDCGREFTKLFHLQRHRLVHTGERPFTCSDCGKGFTRSSTLMAHQRVHTRERLFTCSDCGKVFTCSSKLKLHQRVHNGERPFTCSDCGKGFTRSSKLKVHQRVHTGEWPFTCSDCGKGFTCSSELKVHQRVHTGERPFTCSVCGKGFTLSSQLLRHQSVHTRQWPFTCSDCGKGFTCSSQMKVHQRVHTGERPFTCSDCGKGFICLSQLKVHQRVHTGERPFTCSDCGKGFTLSSQLNVHQRVHTGERPFTCSECGKGFTQSSHLQAHWSAHTGERPFPCSDCWKGFSSSSQLKESLRFWEEVSNSQAGARCFLVTISSAQIIGMSPMEGHTHSTG; from the exons ATGGCTCACcggcgagttcacaccggggagcggccgttcacctgctcggactgtgggaagggattcactaaatcatctcacctactgagacaccagtcagttcacactggggagaggccattcacctgcttggactgtgggaagggattcacttgctcatctgaactgaaggtacatcagcgagttcacactggagagaggccattcacctgctcagactgtgggaagggtttcACTCAGTCAtgtcaactgaaggtacatcaaagagttcacactggggagaggccattcacctgctcagactgtgggagggaattCACTAAGTTATTTCACCTACAGAGACACCGgttagttcacactggagagaggccattcacctgctcagactgtgggaaaggattcactcggtcatccaccctaatggctcaccagcgagttcacaccagggagcgtctgttcacctgctcggactgtgggaaggtattcacttgctcatctaaactgaagcTACATCAACGAGTTCACaatggagagaggccattcacctgctcagactgtgggaagggattcactcggtcatctaaactgaaggtacatcagagagttcacaccggtgagtggccgttcacctgctcggactgtgggaagggattcacatgctcatctgaactgaaggtgcatcagcgagttcacactggggagaggccattcacctgctcggtctgtgggaagggattcactttgtcatctcagctactgagacaccagtcagttcacaccaggcagtggccattcacctgctcagactgtgggaagggattcacttgctcatcccaaatgaaggtacaccagcgagttcacactggggagaggccgttcacctgctcagactgtgggaagggattcatttgcTTATCCCAACTGAAggttcatcagcgagttcacaccggggagaggccattcacctgctcagactgtgggaagggattcactttgtcatctCAACTAAatgtacatcagcgagttcacactggggagaggccgttcacctgctcagaatgtgggaaaggattcactcagtcatcccacctacaagCACACTGGTCTGCTCAcactggggagcggccgttcCCCTGCTCAGACTGTTGGAAGGGATTCTCTTCGTCATCTCAACTTAAG GAATCCCTccgtttctgggaagaggtctccaactctcaggcaggtgctcgatgcttccttgtcaccatctcatctgctcagatcattgggatgtctcccatggagggtcatactcattccactggttaa